ATGTCCTGCAGGCGGAGCTCGCCGATTCGATCACACCGGACGGCCTCGGACTCGACGAGGCGATGCGGCGTTGGAGCGAGACGGTGATCCCGAATCTGATCGCCGTCGATCATCCCCGGTACCTGGCGTTCATTCCGCACGCGCCAACGCAAGCGTCGGTCTTCATCGATCTCTTCGTCAGCGCCGCCTCGATCTACGCGGGAAGCTGGATGGAGGGATCCGGCGCGGTCTTCGCGGAGAATCAGGCGCTCGATTGGATCGCCGGTTTGGCCGGCTATCCATCCGGGGCGGGCGGCACGTTCGTTTCCGGTGGAACGCTCGGCAACCTGGCGGCGCTGCATACAGCGCGTGAAACCGCGCGCGATCGGCGCGGTTCCGACCAGCCAGCACGCTGGCAGGTGGCGATCTCCAGCGAATCGCACTCGTCGAATGTGCAAGCCCTACGTGTGCTCGACATGGATCCGGTACGGGTGCCGGTCGATCGTTCGTTTCGTTTGACGGCCAGCGCACTGCGACAGGTGCTGGACGAGCAACAACCGGACGGGCTTTGCGCCGTGGTGGCCTCGGCGGGATCGACCAATGCCGGCGCGATCGACGATCTGGTCGGCATTGCCGAGATCTGTGAGGAACTGGGCATCTGGTTGCATATCGATGGCGCCTATGGCCTGGCCGCGCTTGCCTCGCCGGCGAAGCGGGATGCCTTCGCTGGAGTCGAACGAAGCGACAGTCTCATCGTCGATCCACACAAATGGCTGTTCGGGCCATATGACAGTTGCGCGTTGCTCTATCGCGATCCGCGGCTGGCGCGGCGAGCGCATTCGCAATCGGCCGACTACCTGGATGTCATCAACGAGCGCAACGACTGGAATCCCTCCGATTACGCCGTTCAGCTCAGCCGGCGGGCCCGCGGGGTTCCGATGTGGTTCTCCCTGATGGCGCATGGAAGCGATGCCTATGGAAAGGCGGTGGACAAGGTGCTTGCGCTCACCGCGCAGACCGTGGCCGAGATTCGGCAGCGCCCGGAGCTGGAACTCTTGCTCGAGCCAGACCTGAGCGTTCTGCTCTTCCGCCGGGTGGGCTGGAACGATGCGGACTATCTGGCATGGTCGAACGCGTTGATCGCCTCGGGTACCGCGTTCGTGGTGCCCACCCGGGTGAATGGGAAATCGGTGGCGCGCATGGTGCTCATGAACCCGCGAACCACTCTGGACGACGTGCGGCTGGTGCTGGATCCGATGCGGTAGACCGAGCTGACGGAACGGATCGGATGGGCGTTACCGCGGCGCGCCGGTCGATGGACGAGCGATCTCGAAGTACTCGAGTTCGGCGCCGTAGGCATGGCGACGACCAAGATGGGTCATGCCAGCCTTCGACATCACGCGCAGTGAAGCCGCGTTCTCGGGATAGGCCAACCCAACGAGACG
Above is a window of Thermomicrobiales bacterium DNA encoding:
- a CDS encoding aminotransferase class I/II-fold pyridoxal phosphate-dependent enzyme, with translation MHELDGELEQLARTIFEQVLERQRMNPMPLGGIGNVDVLQAELADSITPDGLGLDEAMRRWSETVIPNLIAVDHPRYLAFIPHAPTQASVFIDLFVSAASIYAGSWMEGSGAVFAENQALDWIAGLAGYPSGAGGTFVSGGTLGNLAALHTARETARDRRGSDQPARWQVAISSESHSSNVQALRVLDMDPVRVPVDRSFRLTASALRQVLDEQQPDGLCAVVASAGSTNAGAIDDLVGIAEICEELGIWLHIDGAYGLAALASPAKRDAFAGVERSDSLIVDPHKWLFGPYDSCALLYRDPRLARRAHSQSADYLDVINERNDWNPSDYAVQLSRRARGVPMWFSLMAHGSDAYGKAVDKVLALTAQTVAEIRQRPELELLLEPDLSVLLFRRVGWNDADYLAWSNALIASGTAFVVPTRVNGKSVARMVLMNPRTTLDDVRLVLDPMR